Genomic segment of Apium graveolens cultivar Ventura chromosome 7, ASM990537v1, whole genome shotgun sequence:
TGGGGGTAAACATATTTCATACCCTCCCTTAAACTAAGCTTACTATTGTAAGTTAGTTTATCCGCTGCAGAACATATGCCCAGCATTGCTCGGAGCTTCTGAACTGAATCCTCTTTCAAGGGTTTGGTGAATATATCAGCAAATTGATCTCGTGTGCCATAGTGCTCCAGTCTCACAACTCCATCATTGACTAAATTGCGCAAGAAGTGATACAGTACATCCATATATTTGCTTCTGTTATAGAAAATTTGATACACTGATAACTTAATAGCAgaagtattgtcacacataatagtAGTTACTAGTAACATTATCTTCCAATCCATATTCTAGCTCCATTAGAATTCTTCTCATCTAAATTACCTAACATGCGCACATGGCAACAACTATATATTCTGCTTATGTTGTCGACAAGGCAACCACTGATTGCTTCTTTGATGACCACGCTACTCCTCCTCCACCCATCATAAATGTATAACCTGAGGTGCTCTTCCTTCCATCGACATCCCCTGTATAATCACTACCGGTGAACACTTTCAATCCAACTATGCCTCCTCATTTGTACCAAATACCATAATCtagagtccccttcaagtatctcaACACTCTTTTGGCTGCCAAAAAATGTAGCTTTATAGGCCTGGACATATAACGACTTAAAAAACTTACAATAAATTTCAAGTCTGGTCGTGTGTTTGTGAGATATGTAAGACTTCCAATAATCTGCTTATAAAGAGTTTCATCTCCCTTTTCTCCATCTTCATCGAAATCAATCTTGCTACCTGGAATAACATGATTGCTTACTTCATTGCAGTCCTCCATACCAAAATGCCTCAGCAATTCGACTGCATACTTATGTTGTGATATATGGATTCCTTCAGATGTTTACATCACCCCTATTTCGAGAAAGAACCTCATTTTTCCAAGATCAGTCATATCAAATTCTCTTTGCATAGGACTCTTGAACTCTTGCATCATTAAATTGTCGTTGCTAGTATATATTAAATCATCGACATAGACGCTAACAATGAGAATCTtaccttcttcattcttcttcaAGAAAGAGTTTCCTTATTTTGACTCTTTTGAAAGCCTTCTTTAAGAAAATATTTCTCGATACGGCTGAACCATGTCCTTGATGCTTGTCATAGGCCGTATAATGCTTTGCGAAGCTTGTAAACTTTATGTTCACTTCCCTTAATCATATATCCCTTTGGCTGTTGCATATATACATCCTCTCGCAACGTACCATGTAGAAATGCAAATTTAACATCAAAGTTGGTGAATTTCCCAACCATTCTGAGTAGCCATGACAACTATCATCCTTACTGTATCCATTCGTACAACTGGTGCATATACCTCTGTGTAGTCCACCCCATATTTCTGAGAATACCCTTTCGCTACTAAACGCGCCTTGAGCTTGTCTATTTCCCCGTGTTCATTAAATTTGGTCTTGTAGACCCACTTCACACCAATGCACTTAGCCCCTTTAGGTAGACTGGTCAACTCCCATGTATGATTCCTGTTGATTGCATTTATCTCTGCATCCATAGCTTCTCTCCATAGTTTACTTGTCACTGCTTCCTCAAACGTTGATAGATCAGTTGTTTCAAGGCTTTCAATTTCTGCCATGTTTACCTCAATTTCTTCTTCGGAGAGATCATCACCATTGACATAATGATTGAGATAAGCCGGAACTTTTCTGATCCTTCCTTCCCTTGAACCTGCACCTCCAATAACATTTTCGCCTTCTTTATTTCCGTCATCTTCAATCCTGTTCTCACTTATGTTACCAGCCGTCTTACCACAATCACTACTCAAAGCATTTTCATCATTCTCATCATCACTCCATACCAGATCAGTCCCTATTTGTTCTTCGTAACTCTTCTCCCATTCCCATTTTCTATTTTCCTCAAACTCAAAATCTTTACTAACAGAAACTCTATTTATTTTCCGATCAAATATTCTATACCCCTTTGACTCTTCACTCCACCCCAATAAAATACAAACATAGCTTCTTTTATCGAGTTTACCTCTTTTGGCTTCTGGAATTTTAGCTTATTTACTTTTTTGTAATATTGAAAATATTCAAAATATACCATGAGATTGATAAATATTAAGAACTGAACTCTGGATAACTCAGTTTGcaaaataaaaactgattataTTATTCAAAAGCCTTGGCATAAATAG
This window contains:
- the LOC141674894 gene encoding secreted RxLR effector protein 161-like, whose product is MEDCNEVSNHVIPGSKIDFDEDGEKGDETLYKQIIGSLTYLTNTRPDLKFIVSFLSRYMSRPIKLHFLAAKRVLRYLKGTLDYGDVDGRKSTSGYTFMMGGGGVAWSSKKQSVVALSTT